Proteins from a single region of Macaca thibetana thibetana isolate TM-01 chromosome 4, ASM2454274v1, whole genome shotgun sequence:
- the MFSD4B gene encoding sodium-dependent glucose transporter 1, giving the protein MLRWFTTLMLFASFLGLGLSVAIVGPTFQDLATNVNRNISSLSFIFVGRAFGYLSGSVIGGLLVDVMNYFLLLGISMLATTVGLYLVPFCKTAVLLTVMMCVFGTSIGILDTGGNVLILALWGDKGAPHMQALHFSFALGAFLAPLLAKLALGPTASAENCTESDFHHPALNRSSEADSEALFGVPNDTNLLWAYAVIGTYMFLVSVILFGLFFKNSSKPEKTRASAQTSRRAKYHNALLCLLFLFFFFYVGAEVTYGSYVFSFATTHAGMKESEAAGLNSIFWGTFAVCRGLAIFFATCLQPGTMIVLSNIGSLTSSLFLVLFDKKPICLWIATAVYGASMATTFPSGISWIEQYTTIHGKSAAFFVVGAALGEMAIPAVIGILQGKYPDLPVVLYTSLGASIATGVLFPVLYKLATSPLDHQRKENRKSEDQKALLSSSGLNEYEEENEEEDAEKWNEMDFEMIETDDTMRHSIIETSRSSLTEPTAEIYNQYPSNALVFESSPVNTGSSI; this is encoded by the exons ATGCTGCGATGGTTCACCACCTTGATGCTGTTTGCTTCCTTCCTGGGGCTG ggaTTGAGTGTTGCTATCGTGGGACCCACGTTTCAAGATTTGGCAACAAACGTGAACCGAAATATCAGTAGCCTGTCTTTCATTTTTGTGGGTCGTGCCTTTGGATATTTGAGTGGCTCTGTGATTGGTGGATTGCTTGTTGATGTCATGAATTACTTTTTACTTTTGG GAATCTCAATGTTGGCTACCACAGTTGGTCTTTATCTTGTTCCTTTTTGCAAGACAGCAGTGTTACTCACTGTCATGATGTGTGTCTTTGGTACTTCAATTGGCATTCTGGATACAG GTGGTAACGTCCTTATCTTGGCTCTTTGGGGGGACAAAGGAGCCCCACATATGCAGGCCTTACACTTCTCTTTTGCCTTGGGTGCCTTTTTGGCTCCACTGCTAGCGAAACTGGCATTGGGTCCGACAGCGTCTGCTGAAAACTGCACGGAGTCTGACTTTCATCATCCTGCACTCAACCGATCATCTGAGGCGGACTCAGAAGCTCTGTTTGGAGTACCTAATGATACGAATTTACTGTGGGCTTATGCTGTTATTGGTACTTACATGTTCTTagtttctgtcattttgtttGGTCTGTTTTTCAAGAATAGCTCAAAGCCGGAAAAAACAAGAGCATCTGCTCAGACATCTCGAAGAGCAAAATATCACAAcgcccttctttgtctcctttttctgttcttctttttttatgttgGAGCCGAGGTAACATATGGCtcttatgttttctcatttgcaacCACCCATGCTGGCATGAAAGAAAGTGAAGCCGCTGGGTTGAACTCCATCTTCTGGGGGACATTTGCAGTCTGCAGGGGCCTGGCAATCTTTTTTGCTACCTGTTTACAGCCTGGAACCATGATTGTGTTGAGCAACATTGGCAGCCTGACTTCATCTTTATTTCTGGTGCTTTTTGACAAGAAGCCAATTTGTCTCTGGATAGCAACTGCAGTGTATGGGGCTTCAATGGCAACCACATTTCCCAGTGGTATTTCTTGGATTGAGCAGTACACGACCATCCATGGGAAATCTGCAGCGTTTTTTGTAGTTGGTGCTGCCCTGGGAGAAATGGCTATTCCTGCAGTCATTGGAATTCTTCAAGGAAAATACCCTGATTTGCCTGTAGTTCTGTATACCTCTTTGGGAGCATCAATAGCCACTGGTGTTTTATTTCCTGTGCTATATAAATTAGCCACTTCACCTCTTGATCACCAgcgaaaagaaaacagaaagagtgAGGACCAGAAAGCTTTGCTTTCTAGCTCTGGGCTAAATGAATATGAGGAAGAGAATGAAGAGGAGGATGcagaaaaatggaatgaaatggatTTTGAAATGATTGAAACGGATGATACAATGAGGCATTCTATAATAGAGACATCTAGAAGTAGTTTGACGGAGCCCACAGCTGAAATCTATAACCAATATCCATCAAATGCACTGGTGTTTGAGTCCTCTCCTGTTAATACTGGCAGTTCCATATGA